Within the Comamonadaceae bacterium OTU4NAUVB1 genome, the region CCGCTGCTCGACGACGGACGCGTGGTGCTGGAGCGTCAGTACCGCTATCCGGTCGGTCGGGTGCTGACCGAATTCCCCGCCGGCAAGCTCGACGTCGGTGAAGATCCCTTCGTCTGCGGTCGACGCGAGTTGCTGGAGGAAACCGGCTACACCGCCCGGGAGTGGGCGAGCGCGGGGTTGATGCATCTGGCGGTCGCCTATTCGACCGAGGTGATCCACGTCTACTTCGCGCGCGGTCTGTCGCTGGGCGAGCGTCGCCTCGACATCGGGGAGTTCGTGGACGTCTTCACGGCGACGCCGGATGAACTCATCGGCTGGTGCCGCGATGGCACCGTGACCGACGCCAAGACGCTGACCTGCACGCTGTGGCTGCAGAACGTCTTGTCCGGTGCATGGCCACTCGATTGGCAGGTGTTCGCCGCGGAGGACGCCGCCGGATAATCCGGCCCATGAAGGTTCTCGATCTGCGCTGCGAACACGGCCACGGCTTCGAAGGCTGGTTCGCGTCCGGCGAGGCCTTCGAGGATCAGCGGACGCGCGGGCTCGTGGAATGTCCGGTATGCGGCGCGACGACGGTCGTCAAGCTGCTGGCCGCACCCCGGCTCAACCTGAGTGGGGCACGGGCGCCATCGACGAGTGGCGAGGGGGCGAAGCGCGGCGCCGAACCGTCGCCGCCGGCCGCTGCGGACGCCAGTGTGCAGGCGCGCTGGATGAGCGCGGTGCGCCACGTGCTGGCGAACACGGAGAACGTCGGCGACCGTTTCCCCGAGGAAGCCCGGAAAATGCACTATGGCGAGGCCGACGAGCGCGCGATCCGGGGCCGCGCGACGCGCGCGGAAGCCCAAGCCTTGCGCGACGAAGGCATCGAGGTGGTGCCCTTGCCGATCCCACCGGGCACCAAGGAGACGCTTCAGTAGCCGGGCGGGGCGGCGGGACTAGACGGCGAACTGCAGCGCGGCCAGCCGGGCGTAGACGCCACCCCGTGCCACCAGCGCCGCGTGCGTGCCCTGTTCGACGACCTCGCCATGGTCGAGCACCACGATGCGGTCGGCCTTCTGGACCGTCGCCAGACGGTGGGCGATGACCACGGTCGTGCGTCCGTTCATCGCCGATTCGAGCGCCGCCTGCACCATCCGTTCGCTTTCGGCATCGAGCGCGCTGGTGGCTTCGTCGAGCAGCAGCAGCGGCGGGTTCTTCAGGATGGCGCGCGCGATCGCGATGCGCTGGCGCTGTCCGCCCGAGAGCCGCACGCCGCGTTCGCCCAGGAAGGTGTCGTAGCCCTCGGGCAGGGCGCGCAGGAAGTCGTCCGCGAAGGCGGCGCGGGCGGCGGCGTGCACTTCGTCGGCGGTGGCGTCGGGGCGGCCGTAGCGGATGTTCTCGAACGCGCTGGCCGAGAAGATCACCGAGTCCTGCGGCACCAGCCCGATGCGGTGCCGGAGGTCCTCCAGCGCCAGCGTGTCCAGCGGCGCGCCGTCCAGGGCGATGCGTCCTGCCTGCGGGTCGTAGTAGCGCAGCAGCAGCTGGAAGACCGTGCTCTTGCCGGCGCCGCTCGCACCCACCAGCGCCACGGTCTCGCCCGGCGCCACGCGCAGGCTGACGTCGCGCAACGCGGGCAGTCCGGGGCGGGACGGGTAGTGGAAGGTCACCGCGTCGAGCGCGATGGCGCTGCCGCCGCTCGGCGCGGTGGCCATCGCCGGGCGCGCGGGCGAGGCGATGTCCGAGCGCGAGTGCAGCAGTTCCATCAGGCGCTCGGTCGCGCCGGCGGCGCGCAGCAGGTCGCCGTAGACCTCGCCGAGCACGGCCGCGGCGCTCGCCAGGATCAGCACGTACACCACCGTCTGCCCCAGGTGGCCGGCCGTGATGCGGCCGTCGAGCACCGCCTGCGTGCCCTGGTAGAGGCCCCACAGCAAGGCCGCCGAGGTGGCGATGATGATGAACGCCACCAGCACCGAACGCGCCTTGGCGCGGCGCACGGCGGTGCGAAAGGCGTCGTGCGTGGAGGCGTCGAAGCGCGCCGCCTCGCGCGCCTCCGACGTGTAGCTCTGGACGACGGGTATCGCGTTGAGCACTTCGGCGGCGATGGCGCTCGAGTCCGCGACGCGGTCCTGGCTGGCGCGCGAGAGCTTGCGCACGCGCCGGCCGAACCACATGCTGGGCACCACGACCAGCACCAGCCCGCCGAGCACCTGCACCATGACGTAGGGGTTGGTCCACACCAGCACCGCGAGCGCGCCGATGCCCATCACCGCGTTGCGCAGTCCCATGCTGAGCGACGAACCGACGACGGTCTGCACCAGCGTCGTGTCGGCCGTGAGGCGCGAGAGCACCTCGCCGGTCTGGGTGGTCTCGAAGAACGCCGGACTCTGGCGCAGCACGTGCGCGTACACCGCGTTGCGCAGGTCGGCCGTGATGCGCTCGCCCAGCCAGCTGACGGTATAGAAGCGCGCCGCCGAGAACAGCCCCAGCGCCACCGCCACGGCGAACAGGGCGCCGAAATGCTCGCGCAGCGCCAGCGTCTGGGCACTGCGGTCGCCCGGCACCAGACCGCCGTCGATCAGCGTGCGCAGTGCCAGCGGGAACACCAGCGTGGTCACCGCCGCCAGCACCAGGAACAGCCCCGCGAGCCCGATCTGCAGACGGTAGGGGCGAAGGAACGGGAGGAGGCCTGACAGGGACTTGGGTGAGCCC harbors:
- a CDS encoding ABC transporter transmembrane domain-containing protein; its protein translation is MADSASRTAAKGSPKSLSGLLPFLRPYRLQIGLAGLFLVLAAVTTLVFPLALRTLIDGGLVPGDRSAQTLALREHFGALFAVAVALGLFSAARFYTVSWLGERITADLRNAVYAHVLRQSPAFFETTQTGEVLSRLTADTTLVQTVVGSSLSMGLRNAVMGIGALAVLVWTNPYVMVQVLGGLVLVVVPSMWFGRRVRKLSRASQDRVADSSAIAAEVLNAIPVVQSYTSEAREAARFDASTHDAFRTAVRRAKARSVLVAFIIIATSAALLWGLYQGTQAVLDGRITAGHLGQTVVYVLILASAAAVLGEVYGDLLRAAGATERLMELLHSRSDIASPARPAMATAPSGGSAIALDAVTFHYPSRPGLPALRDVSLRVAPGETVALVGASGAGKSTVFQLLLRYYDPQAGRIALDGAPLDTLALEDLRHRIGLVPQDSVIFSASAFENIRYGRPDATADEVHAAARAAFADDFLRALPEGYDTFLGERGVRLSGGQRQRIAIARAILKNPPLLLLDEATSALDAESERMVQAALESAMNGRTTVVIAHRLATVQKADRIVVLDHGEVVEQGTHAALVARGGVYARLAALQFAV
- a CDS encoding DUF1178 family protein, encoding MKVLDLRCEHGHGFEGWFASGEAFEDQRTRGLVECPVCGATTVVKLLAAPRLNLSGARAPSTSGEGAKRGAEPSPPAAADASVQARWMSAVRHVLANTENVGDRFPEEARKMHYGEADERAIRGRATRAEAQALRDEGIEVVPLPIPPGTKETLQ
- a CDS encoding NUDIX hydrolase, which encodes MIPSTAASSSESHLVEEGTSSEVLVNGNFLKARRDTVRLPDGGTSTREYVVHPGAVVVVPLLDDGRVVLERQYRYPVGRVLTEFPAGKLDVGEDPFVCGRRELLEETGYTAREWASAGLMHLAVAYSTEVIHVYFARGLSLGERRLDIGEFVDVFTATPDELIGWCRDGTVTDAKTLTCTLWLQNVLSGAWPLDWQVFAAEDAAG